The proteins below are encoded in one region of Pangasianodon hypophthalmus isolate fPanHyp1 chromosome 6, fPanHyp1.pri, whole genome shotgun sequence:
- the LOC128318511 gene encoding uncharacterized protein LOC128318511: protein MKAYIEEELAKGFIVPSTSPASAGFFFVKKRDGGLWPCIDYRGLNEITVKFRYPLPLVPPALEQLRSATYFTKLDLRNAYNLICIKEGDEWKTAFSTTSGHYEYRVMPFGLVNSPSVFQAFINDVFRDMLNKWVIVYMDDILIYSDAPETHIHHVRAILQHLISHQLYAKAEKCETSTTFLGYLVSPEEVAMDDRKVQAVLNWPQPTTVKEMQRFLGFANFYRRFIRDFSSIAAPMTSMTKRRGGQLSWSPVADRAFNHLKERFSTAPILHHPDPEREFIVEVDASSTGIGAVLSQCHGSPPKWANRAPQSRDHSLSNILLSPQLS, encoded by the coding sequence ATGAAAGCCTACATAGAAGAAGAACTGGCTAAGGGCTTCATCGTTCCATCTACGTCTCCTGCTTCCGCCGGATTCTTCTTTgtcaaaaagagagatgggggtCTTTGGCCCTGTATTGATTATAGAGGCTTAAACGAAATAACTGTCAAGTTCCGGTACCCTTTACCTCTAGTTCCACCAGCTCTGGAGCAGCTTCGCTCCGCCACATATTTCACCAAGCTCGATCTGCGCAATGCCTACAATCTGATTTGCATAAAGGAGGGGGACGAGTGGAAGACTGCCTTCTCCACCACTTCTGGGCACTATGAGTACCGGGTCATGCCGTTCGGGCTCGTCAACAGTCCCTCAGTCTTCCAAGCATTCATAAACGATGTATTCCGTGACATGCTCAATAAATGGGTCATCGTTTACATGGATGACATTCTCATTTACTCTGACGCtcctgaaacacacattcaccatgTCCGAGCCATTCTACAACATTTGATCTCCCACCAGTTATATGctaaagcagagaaatgtgaGACTTCCACCACGTTCCTGGGATATCTGGTCAGTCCTGAGGAAGTGGCGATGGATGATCGCAAAGTGCAGGCCGTCCTGAACTGGCCCCAACCTACGACTGTCAAGGAGATGCAGAGGTTCCTTGGATTTGCTAACTTTTACAGACGTTTCATCAGAGACTTCAGCTCCATCGCAGCCCCCATGACTTCAATGACTAAGAGGAGGGGAGGTCAATTATCCTGGTCGCCCGTAGCTGACAGAGCCTTTAATCACCTCAAGGAACGTTTCTCCACTGCACCTATACTCCATCACCCTGATCCTGAGCGCGAGTTTATAGTGGAGGTAGATGCCTCCAGCACAGGCATCGGGGCCGTTCTTTCGCAATGTCATGGCAGTCCACCCAAATGGGCAAACCGAGCACCTCAATCAAGAGATCACTCGCTTTCTAATATCCTACTGTCACCGCAATTAAGCTGA